Below is a window of Synechococcus sp. RSCCF101 DNA.
CGTCGTCCCACTCCAGGCCCACTGACCAGGACTGGGATTCGGTCACGGCACCGTCGGGGGTGCCACCGTCGTAGCTGTGGCTGTTGATGCCCCAGCCCACGCTGATGGAGGGGACCCAGCCGCTGTCGGCCGGCTGCCAGTAGGCGCTGAGGCCGAAGGCGTTGGTGCCCTGCGCATCGAAGAACTCCAGGCTCTCCTGCAGGAAGCTGGTGCCGTGGGGGATCAGGGTTCCCTTGGAGAGATAGGAGTAGATCGCGGCGATCGCCCACTGCTCGCCCTGGTAGCCGATCTGAACCGTGCCGGTTCCCTCGGCGCCATCGGTGGCGATGCCCCCTTCATTGGGGTTGCCATTGTCGGCGTTGGCGGAGACGTAGTTGGCGTGAACCGCGAAGCCGCCGCTCTCCCAGGTGAGGCCGGCGCCGGCCCCGAGGTTCTTGTTGTAGGCACCCACCGCGCCGGGAAGGGTGGTCACATCCAGCACGGTGGAGGTGATGTCACTGGCGTAGGCGGTGGGCCAGATGGGCAGCATGTCCTCCTGACCGATGCGGCCGCCGAGCCACACCGTCCAGTTGTCCCCCATGGGGAAGGTGTACATCAGGCGGTCGATGCCGACCACATCGAGGCCCGCGTCCTCCTGGAAGGCCACCTCCAGGGTGGAGAGGCTCGAGGGACCGGCGCCGCCGAAGCTGGAGTCGGCGAAGTTGCCGGCCCGCAGGATCGTGATCAGAGCATCCTTGCCGGTGAAGCTGGTGGTGAGCGCCAGCTGCACGTCGTAGCTGAAGGTGGTGGCGCCGAACTCCTCGGCGGCCCGATCGCTGCGTTTGTCGCCGCGCTCGATGCGGATCACCCCGCCGTCGTCATCGACGATCGTCACCACCTCGCGGGCATCGCCGCCGAAGCTGTTGGCGCCGATCACGAAGCTGGCCTGACCCTCGAGGGTGGTGGTGGTGGAGAACTGCGTGGCCTCCAGCTCACCCACGCGGGCCTCAAGGCCATCGACGCGGCCCCTGAGGATGGCGAGTTCCTTCTCGAACTCCTTCATCAGGCGCTTGAGTTCGTCGGTCACCTCGGTGATCCGATCCAGGCAGGCGTTCAGCAGTGCCGCCGCCTCGAAGCGGGTCATGGCACGGCCGCCGCGGTAGGTGCCGTCCGGATAGCCGGCCACGCAGCCGTAGCGCTCGATCAGGTTCGAGAGCGCCTGGTAGGCCCAGTCGGTCGGGTAGACGTCCGAGAACTGGGAGATGCTGGTGACCTGCTCACGGGAGCTGGAGTAGTCGCCGACGCCATCCAGGTTCAGCTCGGAGGCGTTGGCGCTGCCGGCCACACCGGCGGCCACAGGAGCCAGAAGGCCCAGGGCCGCGGGTGCCACCAGCAGTCGCTGGACGAGTTTCATGGGGTCCTCACACGGTTGGAGCCTAGGGAGTCATTGAGAATGAATCCCGTTCTCATGCCGAGACCCCCGCGTCGACATCGTCGGACGTGAGGGAGGCGAGGCCCTCATCTTGCGGAGAGGTCGCTGCCGGTGCTTGTCCTGTGCGGGTGATGCAGGCCCGGCCGATGGATCGGGCTCCGCACGCCTCCTGCGCGAATGATGAGCTAATCGTTGCCTCCTCATCAGCTCTGTCGATCAGCCGAGTGTGAATCTGAAGAAACTGTGACTGATGTCTGACTCGTCTGTGAACAGACGCCATCTCAGCTCCAGGCAGGTCAGTCGAGCAGGACGATCGACTACAACCTGGCTCATCGCAGTCCTTCCTTCCGGTGACAACAGCTGCCTCGCAGATCAACACCTTCCTGCTCGCGGACGATGGTGTGGTCAACTTCTCTGATTTGGCCGACAGCATCGATCTTGAGGCCTTCCCCGACCTTCTCGGCCAGCCGATCCGGCTGTTGAGCGGCAACGACAGGGTGACCGGAGCCGACGTGAACGTGGCTGGCTACGCCAACCGCGTCAACGGCAACCTTGGCTCAGACGATCTGTTCGGCTCTGTCTTCCGGGATTTTTACCGAGGTGGCAAGGAGGAGGATGAGCTCTTCCTGCGTGCGGAGGCTGACTTCGGCAACGGCAACAACGGTGACGATGATGTCTACGGCGAAGCCGGCAACGACCTGATCCGCGGTGGCAGGGGTGACGATGAGCTCTATGGAGGAGAGGGCTCTGACATCCTTATCGGTGATTTCGGCCAGGATGAGCTTGTCGGTGGCGGTGGCGCGGATCGGTTTGTGATCCGAACCGACTCACGCCTCGTTGATGGCGTCACGCTCTCGAACCTGTCGGCCAACCCGGGTGAGGTGGATGAGATCGAGGATTTTGACGTCGCCTCCGGCGATCGCATCGTGATGCCCGGCGTCAGCAGTCGCGATCAGCTCACCATCGCGGCCTTCGAGGACGACAGCGCCATCATCAGCGTCGATTTCGTCAGCGGTTCTCTCTTCGCCGCCGTCGTCGACGACGTGAATGCCGCCGACCTCCAGAGCGTTGCCGGCAGCGCCATCCTCATCGGCGCCACAGCGGACAGCTTCCTGAGCCAGACCAACCCGGACGCCTTTCTCGCCAATCCCGACCTGTTCGCCGCGATCGGCTGACTCGGCGCCATCAGCCGTTAGACCGGTCGAGACGCACCGACTTCCGTTCAGACCGTGCCGCTGTTCGCCCTGTTGCTGGCGCTGGTTCCCGCTGGGCTTGTTGCTCCAACGGGGCTGGAGCCGCTTCGGGGCCGCGCCGCGCGGTTGCTGACGCCATCGTGGCCGTTCGCGGCCGCATCCCGGCCCGAGCGCTCGGATGCCGAGCGGGCCAGAGAGATCGCCAGGCGCTACGGGCTGTTCCGCCGGCTGCGCTTCGCCGCCGTTCCCGATCTCACCCCGCAGGCGCTCGGTCAACGCCTGGCCGCCTCCGGCAGCGGCACGTCCGGGGAGTCTCTGCTGCTGGTGGACGTGCGGGAGCCGGCCGAGCAGGCGGTGTCGATGCTGCCGGGGGCGGTGAGCGCCGAGCAGTTCGAGCGCCACCGGGAGCGTTACCGCGACCGCACGGTGGTGGCCTACTGCACCATCGGCCTGCGCAGCGGCCTCAAGGCCCAGCAGTGGCGGCAGCAGGGGATCGAGGCGGTGAACCTCGCCGGGGGCGTGCTGGCCTGGGCCCACGCGGATCAGCCCTTCGTCTCGCCCGCGGGGCCGACCCGGCGGGTGCACGTCTACGCACCCTCCTGGAACCTGCTGCCCGCCAGCCACAGCGCGGTGGTGGAGCGGCCGGACCAACCGTCCGCATGAGACGAAAGGAACGGGCGGAGCTGGTTCTTGAGCGCCTGGCGGAGCTCTATCCCGAGCCGCCCGTGCCGCTGGATCACAGCGATCCCTTCACCCTGCTGATCGCTGTGCTGCTCAGCGCCCAGTGCACCGACAGGAAGGTGAACGAGGTGACCCCGGCCCTGTTTGCCGCCGGCCCCACGCCCGCCGCCATGGCGGAGCTGGGTGAGGAGGCGATCCTGGGCCACATCCGCCAGCTGGGGCTGGCCCGCACCAAGGCGCGCAACGTGGCGAAGCTGGCCGCCCTGCTGCTGGAGCGGCACGACGGCCAGGTGCCGCGCAGTTTCGAGGCCCTGGAGGCCCTGCCCGGGGTGGGCCACAAGACCGCAAGCGTGGTGATGGCCCAGGCCTTCGGCGTGCCGGCCTTCCCGGTGGACACCCACATCCATCGCCTGGCCCAGCGCTGGGGCCTGAGCAGCGGCGAGAGCGTCAGCCGCACGGAAGCGGATCTCAAGGCCCTGTTCCCGCGCGAGGCCTGGAACCGGCTGCACCTGCAGATCATTTTCTACGGGCGGGAGCACTGCACGGCCCGCGGCTGCAACGGGCTGATCTGCCCGATGTGCCGCGAGCTCTACCCGCGCCGGCGCCGGCCGGTGCTCTGCCGCAAGCCCTGAGCTCCGCTGCCTCCGCCTTGGACCGGCTGGTGGCGAGAGCTACCACGTCCGGTCCGGATCCGCGTAGGTTTTAAGAAAAGTGACACTTCATGGAGATCGATCTGTCGGGCCTGTATCAGCGCATGCAGAGCGCCCCCCGTCCGGTTCTGCCCTCCGGGCTGCATCGCGGCATCGTCGGTTGCGGCTATGTCGGCCGTGCGGTGGCCGCCTCCTGGCGCGGTGCCGGCCACCGGATCACGGCCACCGCCACGCGTGAGGAGAGCCTGGCCTCCCTGAAGCCGCTCGTTGATCAGGCCGTCCGCTTCCGTTCCGACGAACCGGACAATGCCCTGGCTGAACTGGCCGGCTGCGACGGCCTGCTGATCAGCCTTGCCCCCGGCGGCAGCCGCCAGGCCGGAGAGGACGCCTACCGCTCGGTGTTCCTCGACGGATTGCAGCAGATCAGGGCCGCCCTGGCCTCGCGGCCAGCCTCCCAGCCGTTGCAGCTGGTGTATCTCAGCAGCAGTGCGGTCTACGGCGACCGCCGCGGCCAGAGCACCGATGAACACGCCCCGCTCGACTGGACCCACCCCCTCAATGCCGTGCTGGCGGCCGCGGAGCAGAGCGTGCGCTCGCTGCGCAGCGAGGCGGTGCGGGTGTGCGTGCTCCGGCTCGGTGCCATCTACGGCCCCGGTCGTGACGTGCCCGGCCAGATCCGGGGCGCGGCTGGCCAGGTGGTGCTGCGCAACGGCGATGCGGTGGGCGGCTGGATCCACCGCGACGACATCGTGCAGGCAGTGGATCTGGCCTTCGATCGCGGCCTCGACGGCGTGTTCAACCTGGTGGACGACCTGGAGCTGAGCGGCCGCGATCTCGCGGACGCCATCTGCGATCAGGCCGGCCTGCCGCCGGTGATCTTTCAGGCGCCGTCCCGCTCCTCGGGGGAACGGGTGCTCAATGCCCGCATCCGCAATGCCCGGATCAAGGGTCAGGGCCTCGTGCTGCAGCACCCCTCGATGCT
It encodes the following:
- a CDS encoding iron uptake porin, encoding MKLVQRLLVAPAALGLLAPVAAGVAGSANASELNLDGVGDYSSSREQVTSISQFSDVYPTDWAYQALSNLIERYGCVAGYPDGTYRGGRAMTRFEAAALLNACLDRITEVTDELKRLMKEFEKELAILRGRVDGLEARVGELEATQFSTTTTLEGQASFVIGANSFGGDAREVVTIVDDDGGVIRIERGDKRSDRAAEEFGATTFSYDVQLALTTSFTGKDALITILRAGNFADSSFGGAGPSSLSTLEVAFQEDAGLDVVGIDRLMYTFPMGDNWTVWLGGRIGQEDMLPIWPTAYASDITSTVLDVTTLPGAVGAYNKNLGAGAGLTWESGGFAVHANYVSANADNGNPNEGGIATDGAEGTGTVQIGYQGEQWAIAAIYSYLSKGTLIPHGTSFLQESLEFFDAQGTNAFGLSAYWQPADSGWVPSISVGWGINSHSYDGGTPDGAVTESQSWSVGLEWDDVFIKGNAFGMAVGQPTFATALEGDDITAKDGNYVWEWWYKFQVTDNITVTPALFYLSRPLGQFTTGESFNQLGGLVRTTFAF
- a CDS encoding calcium-binding protein, whose protein sequence is MTTAASQINTFLLADDGVVNFSDLADSIDLEAFPDLLGQPIRLLSGNDRVTGADVNVAGYANRVNGNLGSDDLFGSVFRDFYRGGKEEDELFLRAEADFGNGNNGDDDVYGEAGNDLIRGGRGDDELYGGEGSDILIGDFGQDELVGGGGADRFVIRTDSRLVDGVTLSNLSANPGEVDEIEDFDVASGDRIVMPGVSSRDQLTIAAFEDDSAIISVDFVSGSLFAAVVDDVNAADLQSVAGSAILIGATADSFLSQTNPDAFLANPDLFAAIG
- a CDS encoding rhodanese-like domain-containing protein → MPLFALLLALVPAGLVAPTGLEPLRGRAARLLTPSWPFAAASRPERSDAERAREIARRYGLFRRLRFAAVPDLTPQALGQRLAASGSGTSGESLLLVDVREPAEQAVSMLPGAVSAEQFERHRERYRDRTVVAYCTIGLRSGLKAQQWRQQGIEAVNLAGGVLAWAHADQPFVSPAGPTRRVHVYAPSWNLLPASHSAVVERPDQPSA
- the nth gene encoding endonuclease III produces the protein MRRKERAELVLERLAELYPEPPVPLDHSDPFTLLIAVLLSAQCTDRKVNEVTPALFAAGPTPAAMAELGEEAILGHIRQLGLARTKARNVAKLAALLLERHDGQVPRSFEALEALPGVGHKTASVVMAQAFGVPAFPVDTHIHRLAQRWGLSSGESVSRTEADLKALFPREAWNRLHLQIIFYGREHCTARGCNGLICPMCRELYPRRRRPVLCRKP
- a CDS encoding NAD-dependent epimerase/dehydratase family protein, translated to MEIDLSGLYQRMQSAPRPVLPSGLHRGIVGCGYVGRAVAASWRGAGHRITATATREESLASLKPLVDQAVRFRSDEPDNALAELAGCDGLLISLAPGGSRQAGEDAYRSVFLDGLQQIRAALASRPASQPLQLVYLSSSAVYGDRRGQSTDEHAPLDWTHPLNAVLAAAEQSVRSLRSEAVRVCVLRLGAIYGPGRDVPGQIRGAAGQVVLRNGDAVGGWIHRDDIVQAVDLAFDRGLDGVFNLVDDLELSGRDLADAICDQAGLPPVIFQAPSRSSGERVLNARIRNARIKGQGLVLQHPSMLAWSRSVSGSLA